One genomic window of Saccopteryx bilineata isolate mSacBil1 chromosome 4, mSacBil1_pri_phased_curated, whole genome shotgun sequence includes the following:
- the LOC136333535 gene encoding translationally-controlled tumor protein, whose protein sequence is MIIYRDLISHDEMFSDIYKIREIADGLCLEVEGKMVSRTEGNIDDSLIGGNASAEGPDGDGTESTVITGVDIVMNHHLQETSFTKEAYKKYIKDYMKSIKGKLEEQRPERVKPFMTGAAEQIKHILANFKNYQFFIGENMNPDGMVALLDYREDGVTPYMIFFKDGLEMEKC, encoded by the coding sequence ATGATCATCTACCGGGACCTCATCAGCCATGATGAGATGTTCTCCGATATCTACAAGATCCGGGAGATCGCAGACGGGCTGTGCCTGGAGGTAGAGGGGAAGATGGTCAGTAGGACAGAGGGTAACATTGATGACTCACTTATTGGTGGAAATGCCTCCGCTGAAGGCCCCGATGGCGACGGCACCGAAAGCACAGTAATCACGGGTGTTGATATTGTCATGAACCATCATTTGCAGGAAACCAGCTTCACAAAAGAAGCCTACAAGAAGTACATCAAGGATTACATGAAATCAATCAAAGGAAAACTTGAAGAACAGAGACCAGAAAGAGTAAAGCCTTTTATGACAGGGGCTGCAGAACAAATCAAGCACATCCTTGCCAATTTCAAAAACTACCAGTTCTTTATTGGTGAAAACATGAATCCAGATGGCATGGTTGCTCTACTGGACTACCGTGAGGATGGTGTGACCCCATATATGATTTTCTTTAAGGATGgtttagaaatggaaaaatgttaa